Proteins from one Leptonema illini DSM 21528 genomic window:
- a CDS encoding ArsR/SmtB family transcription factor, whose protein sequence is MTSAKKKEQKLDRVFAALADSSRRQMLVQLRKRPLTISELAGQYSISFAGVAKHVHVLEEAGLVHKVRDSEDGRKTRLQLANQTLNEATAWLEYHQKFWTDKLNQLEAYIMQNGADHE, encoded by the coding sequence ATGACATCCGCTAAAAAGAAGGAACAGAAGCTTGACCGAGTCTTTGCTGCTCTCGCCGACAGCTCACGTCGGCAGATGCTCGTACAGCTGCGCAAGCGTCCATTGACGATCTCTGAGCTGGCCGGGCAATACTCCATCTCCTTTGCCGGAGTCGCCAAACACGTCCATGTGCTCGAAGAGGCCGGTCTCGTGCACAAGGTTCGCGATTCCGAAGACGGACGCAAGACGCGCCTTCAGCTTGCGAATCAAACCCTGAATGAAGCGACGGCCTGGCTCGAATATCATCAGAAATTCTGGACCGACAAACTCAATCAACTGGAGGCCTACATTATGCAAAACGGAGCAGATCATGAATAG
- the tnpB gene encoding IS66 family insertion sequence element accessory protein TnpB (TnpB, as the term is used for proteins encoded by IS66 family insertion elements, is considered an accessory protein, since TnpC, encoded by a neighboring gene, is a DDE family transposase.), giving the protein MIPTLSQSVRIFLRPGATDMRKSINGLGGIVQNDLRLNPYEQSLFVFGNRRKDLVKILYWDRNGFCLWQKRLERDRFPWPQDEQAVMEITSDQLNWLLNGIDFRRAHSTLHYTKFG; this is encoded by the coding sequence GTGATTCCGACTCTATCGCAAAGTGTCCGCATCTTTCTGAGGCCTGGAGCTACGGATATGCGAAAATCCATAAATGGTTTAGGCGGCATCGTGCAGAATGACCTGAGACTGAACCCCTACGAGCAGAGTCTTTTTGTTTTTGGAAACCGCAGGAAGGATCTGGTGAAGATACTGTACTGGGATCGAAACGGATTCTGCCTGTGGCAGAAGCGTCTGGAGCGAGATCGATTTCCGTGGCCTCAGGATGAACAGGCGGTTATGGAAATCACTTCGGATCAGTTAAACTGGCTTCTCAACGGGATCGACTTCAGGCGAGCACATTCAACGCTTCATTACACAAAATTCGGATAA
- a CDS encoding methyltransferase domain-containing protein: MQRSNTITTRFLREAGINEGMKILEIGCGNGEVTSVLASLVGPSGTVLAVDRSEAPLVAARNRLDAAGLTAVSFLQRDVNELTESSDLSGLAEYEFDALVGRRVLMYLPDPAAVLRRLKPLLRPQGLVVFEESDTTMVPGSKESLPLHDRCMEWLRETLRNEGANIHMGFDLPSVYLAAGYSVEGVSAEAIVQGQGTQFLLADLVRMMVPRIVKAEVATEAEIDIDNLTERMVQELRPGVVYISDMTFCVKGRSKPVSGTIRESPL, encoded by the coding sequence ATGCAGAGAAGCAATACGATTACGACGCGTTTTCTACGCGAAGCCGGTATCAACGAGGGAATGAAGATACTCGAGATCGGTTGCGGGAACGGTGAGGTAACATCCGTGCTTGCCTCTCTGGTCGGCCCGTCAGGGACGGTGCTTGCCGTCGATCGCTCCGAGGCTCCGCTTGTTGCGGCGCGAAATAGACTCGATGCTGCCGGATTGACAGCGGTAAGCTTCTTGCAGCGCGACGTGAATGAGTTAACCGAGTCTTCTGACCTGTCTGGACTGGCGGAATATGAGTTTGACGCCCTTGTCGGGCGACGTGTTTTGATGTATCTGCCCGATCCTGCAGCTGTGCTACGCCGCCTGAAGCCGCTGCTGCGGCCGCAGGGCCTTGTAGTCTTTGAGGAAAGTGATACGACGATGGTGCCCGGAAGCAAGGAATCTCTACCGCTTCACGACCGGTGTATGGAGTGGCTGCGCGAGACCCTTCGAAACGAAGGTGCAAACATTCACATGGGATTCGATCTGCCGTCTGTTTATCTTGCCGCCGGTTATTCCGTTGAGGGTGTATCGGCCGAGGCCATCGTACAGGGTCAGGGCACGCAGTTTCTGCTGGCCGATCTTGTTCGCATGATGGTGCCCCGTATCGTGAAAGCAGAGGTTGCGACGGAGGCCGAGATCGATATCGACAATCTCACAGAACGTATGGTTCAGGAGCTGCGGCCTGGCGTCGTCTATATCAGCGACATGACCTTCTGTGTAAAGGGAAGATCAAAGCCGGTGTCAGGAACCATAAGAGAGTCCCCTCTATAG
- the tnpA gene encoding IS66 family insertion sequence element accessory protein TnpA, producing MKAKIDWQKHIKDWQASGLSKAEYCRQNRVNRYSFYEKSRSQGKSRSLIELPFPMPQLSIEKPPLLEVHFQVPFSIRLRLNLIFGRRL from the coding sequence ATGAAGGCGAAGATCGACTGGCAGAAGCATATCAAGGACTGGCAAGCGTCCGGACTCAGCAAGGCAGAGTATTGCCGGCAAAATCGGGTGAATAGGTATTCTTTTTACGAGAAATCACGGAGTCAAGGAAAGAGCAGATCTCTGATAGAACTCCCTTTTCCGATGCCGCAGCTCAGTATTGAAAAGCCTCCTTTGCTTGAAGTTCACTTTCAGGTGCCGTTCTCGATCAGACTGCGGCTCAATCTGATCTTTGGAAGAAGGTTGTGA
- a CDS encoding integrase core domain-containing protein has protein sequence MRRELTDHVIPLSENHLRSLVREYIRYYNEDRTHSSLGRDSPHGRLRAEMPPDRPLISVPRVRGLHHRYFPMEKVGKRSNNRLYSANRKSLSFNFNGKSAAQSDSVTATGAFLSK, from the coding sequence ATTCGTCGAGAACTAACCGACCATGTTATCCCTCTCTCGGAAAACCATCTGAGAAGTCTCGTCAGAGAATACATACGCTATTATAATGAAGATCGCACACATTCTTCGCTCGGAAGAGATTCACCGCACGGGCGACTCAGGGCAGAAATGCCTCCCGATCGACCGCTGATCTCCGTTCCGCGAGTCCGTGGACTCCATCACAGATACTTTCCAATGGAGAAAGTGGGTAAGCGGAGCAATAACCGCCTCTACTCAGCCAACAGGAAATCCCTGTCTTTCAATTTCAATGGCAAAAGCGCCGCCCAGTCGGATTCAGTTACGGCGACGGGAGCGTTCTTGAGCAAGTAA
- the mfd gene encoding transcription-repair coupling factor gives MSLSPVVDRFASRHLAPLLARPAEITTLFGILPGSRSLALASLLKLSQASGRSVVYVTTGTPEADTLASEASLFIDPARIVVLPEMDGIPYEWSRHDMVLSGRRIRALDRLLSSDPILLIVPAGAFLRRLPDPQLWQSRTVILKKGQTIEPRLLMEQLVAIGYHRSERVEGPGEFCLKGSLLDVYAVQSDRPVRVDFFDIEVESLREFDPESQRSLKPVDSVKILPASEAIADEKGLAKLKQAIAKAKFADDLRRPDWLNDEHGGIKAANGRDQAGLEELLPLISPYRSVIDLFSVAPVLTFDSDGAALDRALRVEREYDTLYERESEVRITVSPDDLLFRDAAILLDRDNDAASEEDIQRIVFHSHHTDLDTGEVAASDIPIREPSTFSGRMTEFRKRALEILEGGGSVIITSPYTAQIQRISGILKSESVPHEAVEWSGPDTKVASSGGSSRIVLVQSLRETGFELPEERLYLWTDSDIFGRSYKKRMRFKKTGSAPIDSYLDLREGDVIVHINHGVGRFVKLERMKAAGRERDFLVLEYAEQDRLFVPLDQISMVQKYVAPESNPQLDHLGRASFKKIREKVEKNIEAFAEELIQIYAARAKKQGYAFPADTVWQEEFEAEFPFDETPDQLMAIQAAKEDMEAPRPMDRLICGDVGYGKTEVAIRTVFKAVMGGKQAVVICPTTILALQHFKNFRERFANFPVRVDWVSRFRTPGEIRRIKESLASGEVDVVIGTHALLAKDVKIRNLGLLVIDEEQRFGVVHKEALKKLKTQVDVLTLSATPIPRTLHLSLTGIRDLSVIQTPPRDRKPVQTFVLEDSDAALIEAVHRELERGGQIFYLHNRIQSLDMVGARLRMLLPELRFTTLHGQMHEDDIEQILLDFTERKFDLLLTTAIIENGIDIPNVNTLIVDRADQFGLSQLYQIRGRVGRSSRQAYAYFFHQGSKVLTEQAMKRLNTLLEYQELGSGFKVAMRDLEIRGAGNVLGKEQSGDIIQVGYELYIKLLDNAVKRLKGEELEIEVRCTVNLNTDFFLSEEYIEDTRQRIEFYKRFEAARTEEEVAALADEMKDRFGPPDKAGEVFVLVERIRTLGSLCGFENIYEEGELIHFKAGESFRVPIQHMIEILKKNLGFFVRDGKNNVLYFKALQASQKGASKQPVSHDAILQSLLVAMRALTAPLQEQLAAKAG, from the coding sequence GTGTCTCTTTCTCCCGTTGTCGATCGTTTTGCCTCCCGCCATCTGGCCCCGCTGCTTGCGCGACCGGCCGAGATTACTACGCTTTTTGGTATCCTGCCCGGCTCCCGCAGCCTGGCCCTTGCCTCTCTATTAAAGCTTTCTCAGGCGTCGGGCCGTTCTGTGGTCTACGTGACGACGGGAACGCCCGAGGCCGATACGCTGGCCTCAGAGGCGTCGCTTTTTATTGATCCGGCGCGGATCGTCGTGCTGCCCGAGATGGACGGCATCCCCTATGAATGGTCGCGGCACGATATGGTGCTGTCAGGCCGACGTATTAGAGCGCTGGATCGTCTTCTGTCGTCTGATCCGATTCTGCTCATCGTTCCGGCCGGGGCGTTTTTGCGCAGGCTGCCCGATCCGCAGCTCTGGCAGAGCCGAACCGTTATTCTGAAAAAAGGGCAGACCATCGAGCCGCGCCTTCTTATGGAGCAGCTTGTCGCCATAGGCTATCATCGCTCTGAACGAGTGGAAGGGCCTGGCGAGTTCTGTCTGAAAGGCTCGCTGCTCGACGTTTACGCCGTGCAATCCGATCGGCCGGTGCGCGTCGACTTTTTCGATATCGAGGTGGAGTCGCTGCGCGAGTTTGATCCAGAATCACAGCGCAGTCTGAAGCCCGTCGATAGTGTGAAGATCCTGCCGGCCTCTGAGGCCATCGCCGATGAGAAAGGCCTTGCTAAACTGAAACAGGCGATTGCAAAGGCGAAGTTCGCCGATGATCTGCGTCGTCCGGACTGGCTGAACGATGAGCATGGCGGGATAAAGGCGGCGAACGGTCGCGACCAGGCGGGGCTTGAAGAGCTGCTTCCGCTGATCAGCCCGTACAGATCGGTGATCGATCTCTTTTCCGTTGCGCCGGTGTTAACCTTCGATTCGGATGGCGCCGCCCTGGACAGGGCTCTTCGCGTGGAGCGCGAATACGACACGTTATACGAACGGGAAAGCGAGGTTCGCATAACCGTTTCGCCCGATGATCTTCTGTTTCGGGACGCGGCCATCCTGCTCGATCGGGATAACGACGCGGCCAGCGAAGAGGATATACAGCGCATCGTCTTTCACAGTCATCATACGGATCTTGATACGGGCGAGGTGGCGGCGTCCGACATTCCCATTCGCGAGCCGTCGACCTTTTCGGGCCGCATGACGGAGTTTCGCAAACGCGCCCTTGAGATCCTTGAAGGCGGCGGCTCCGTTATCATCACGTCTCCATATACGGCGCAGATCCAGCGCATCTCGGGGATTCTGAAATCCGAATCGGTGCCGCATGAGGCCGTTGAATGGAGCGGACCGGATACAAAGGTCGCTTCTTCGGGCGGCTCTTCGCGCATCGTGCTTGTGCAGTCTCTTCGCGAAACCGGATTCGAGCTTCCCGAAGAGCGGTTGTATCTCTGGACCGATTCTGATATCTTCGGGCGCTCTTATAAGAAGCGGATGCGCTTCAAGAAGACGGGATCGGCGCCCATCGACTCGTATCTCGATCTGCGCGAAGGCGACGTCATCGTTCATATCAATCACGGCGTCGGTCGTTTTGTGAAGCTCGAACGCATGAAGGCGGCCGGTCGTGAAAGAGACTTTCTCGTGCTCGAATACGCCGAGCAGGATCGCCTTTTTGTGCCACTCGACCAGATCTCGATGGTGCAGAAGTATGTGGCACCCGAGTCGAATCCGCAGCTCGATCATCTGGGCCGCGCCTCGTTCAAGAAGATCCGCGAGAAGGTCGAGAAGAACATCGAGGCCTTCGCCGAAGAGCTCATACAGATCTATGCGGCTCGCGCGAAGAAGCAGGGTTATGCCTTTCCCGCCGATACGGTATGGCAGGAAGAGTTCGAGGCGGAGTTTCCTTTTGATGAGACGCCCGACCAGCTGATGGCCATTCAGGCGGCGAAAGAGGATATGGAGGCGCCGCGGCCGATGGACCGCCTGATCTGCGGCGACGTGGGCTACGGCAAGACCGAGGTGGCCATCCGCACCGTTTTCAAGGCCGTGATGGGCGGTAAGCAGGCCGTCGTGATCTGCCCGACGACGATCCTGGCCCTGCAGCATTTCAAGAACTTCAGGGAGCGGTTCGCGAATTTTCCCGTGCGTGTCGACTGGGTTTCGCGGTTTCGCACGCCCGGCGAGATACGTCGCATCAAAGAGTCTCTCGCTTCGGGCGAGGTCGACGTCGTCATCGGAACGCACGCGCTGCTTGCAAAGGACGTGAAGATCCGCAATCTGGGGCTTCTTGTCATCGACGAAGAGCAGCGCTTCGGCGTCGTGCATAAAGAGGCCTTGAAGAAGCTGAAAACGCAGGTCGACGTGCTCACGCTCTCGGCCACTCCCATTCCGCGAACGCTGCATCTTTCGTTAACCGGCATCCGCGATCTTTCGGTGATTCAGACGCCTCCGCGCGATCGCAAGCCCGTGCAGACCTTCGTGCTCGAGGATTCCGACGCAGCGCTCATCGAAGCGGTGCATCGTGAACTGGAGCGAGGCGGTCAGATCTTTTATCTGCATAATCGCATCCAGAGTCTCGACATGGTCGGTGCGCGACTGCGCATGCTGCTGCCCGAGCTGCGTTTCACGACGCTGCACGGCCAGATGCATGAAGACGATATCGAACAGATCCTGCTCGATTTCACCGAGCGCAAGTTCGATCTTCTGTTAACGACGGCCATCATCGAGAACGGAATCGACATCCCCAACGTAAACACCCTCATCGTCGACCGCGCCGATCAGTTTGGCCTCTCGCAGCTCTATCAGATTCGCGGACGGGTGGGGCGATCGAGCCGCCAGGCCTATGCTTATTTCTTTCACCAGGGCAGCAAGGTACTGACCGAGCAGGCGATGAAACGCCTGAACACGCTGCTTGAATATCAGGAGCTCGGTTCAGGCTTCAAGGTGGCCATGCGCGATCTCGAGATCCGCGGTGCGGGCAACGTTCTCGGTAAAGAACAGTCGGGCGATATTATACAGGTCGGCTATGAGCTGTATATCAAGCTTCTGGATAACGCCGTCAAACGGCTGAAGGGCGAAGAGCTTGAGATCGAGGTTCGCTGCACGGTGAACCTGAATACGGACTTCTTTCTCTCAGAGGAATACATCGAGGATACGCGGCAGCGCATCGAGTTTTACAAGCGTTTCGAGGCCGCTCGCACCGAAGAAGAGGTCGCCGCTCTTGCCGACGAGATGAAGGATCGGTTCGGGCCGCCCGATAAGGCCGGCGAGGTCTTTGTGCTTGTGGAGCGCATCCGTACGCTTGGCTCGCTCTGCGGATTCGAGAATATCTACGAAGAGGGCGAGCTGATCCACTTCAAGGCCGGGGAGAGCTTCCGCGTGCCCATTCAGCATATGATTGAGATTCTCAAGAAGAACCTGGGCTTCTTTGTGCGGGACGGGAAGAACAATGTGCTGTATTTTAAGGCTCTGCAGGCATCGCAGAAGGGTGCCTCGAAGCAGCCTGTATCTCATGACGCCATTCTGCAGTCGCTGCTGGTCGCCATGCGGGCCCTGACGGCTCCGCTACAGGAGCAGCTGGCAGCAAAGGCCGGTTAG
- a CDS encoding SRPBCC family protein, protein MNSATLIVEKKIRASRERLFRAWITERDFARWFISGDGVSIESVSLDARPGGRFSIVMQLDGQSLPHEGEYLVIDEPEKLVFTWRSHMTAGESTLVTVLFEALERDASGAAQTLITLTHEKLAESVIEAHRGGWTSILSGLGAFHGDE, encoded by the coding sequence ATGAATAGCGCCACATTGATCGTTGAGAAAAAGATAAGGGCCTCGCGTGAAAGGCTTTTCAGGGCATGGATAACGGAGCGCGATTTCGCAAGATGGTTTATCTCGGGAGACGGAGTGAGCATCGAGTCCGTTTCGCTGGATGCTCGCCCCGGAGGCAGGTTCTCTATCGTTATGCAGCTCGACGGACAATCACTGCCTCATGAGGGGGAATATCTCGTTATCGACGAGCCCGAGAAGCTCGTCTTCACATGGCGATCACATATGACGGCCGGAGAGTCCACGCTTGTGACCGTGCTATTTGAGGCTCTCGAAAGAGACGCATCGGGAGCGGCACAAACCCTGATTACGCTGACGCATGAGAAACTCGCAGAATCCGTCATCGAAGCGCACAGAGGCGGATGGACGAGTATCCTTTCAGGACTGGGCGCCTTTCATGGGGATGAATAA
- the tnpC gene encoding IS66 family transposase, translating into MSFDSGSLPDDIEELKRIIANQNNLLEERNAALRDYSIEVKILKEKVTLLQSRLFSKKSEKLGPIEQRQALLFNEIETLHDSHPELALDEEPVIVTSPQRNKKRKKRIPDDLERREEIIDIPETEKLCSCGSEKARIGEEVCEKIEYIPAEVFVRKIIRPKYACRQCYGADDEGQPVAIAPVKPSLLGKSILSEGIFGHMIVSKFADSLPFYRQEVIFRRAGIEISRKTMAMTAIRVAQALLPLQSLLYRQINEASVIGIDETVFQVLKEPNKRADQLSYLWHILAHTREGPVPLFFYRSNRSSAFLTEILSDYKGAIITDGYSGYGVLQSRSEIVHAGCNAHARRKFIEAGKVVKGNADIDTVLELYRQVYKIESDWRESHPDLKELARLRDKETRPLMVELKNIISKQDASYNPSGRYGNAVKYTLNIWPQLTAFLDNPEIPIDNNQVENGIRPFVVGRKNWLFAVTTSGAHASALFYTLIEGAKAAGLNPSLYMHYLLKNAPVAVTESDWAALLPLKLKDRDFLLAE; encoded by the coding sequence ATGTCTTTCGATTCTGGAAGCCTTCCTGATGATATCGAAGAACTGAAGCGCATTATTGCTAACCAGAATAACCTTCTGGAAGAGAGGAATGCGGCGCTTCGCGACTATAGTATTGAGGTGAAGATCCTCAAAGAGAAAGTTACGCTTCTTCAATCGCGCCTCTTCTCAAAGAAATCAGAAAAGCTGGGACCGATCGAACAACGACAGGCTCTTTTGTTCAACGAAATAGAAACGCTTCACGACAGTCATCCGGAATTAGCGCTCGATGAGGAGCCGGTCATTGTAACCTCGCCTCAGCGCAACAAGAAACGGAAGAAAAGAATCCCGGACGATCTGGAACGCAGAGAAGAAATCATCGATATCCCTGAAACGGAAAAGCTCTGTAGCTGTGGGTCAGAAAAAGCAAGGATCGGCGAAGAGGTCTGCGAGAAAATCGAGTATATACCGGCCGAAGTCTTTGTCAGAAAAATTATCCGCCCCAAATATGCCTGTCGGCAATGCTATGGAGCAGATGATGAAGGCCAACCTGTAGCAATCGCCCCCGTAAAACCTTCTCTGCTCGGCAAGTCTATTCTGTCAGAAGGGATCTTCGGGCACATGATCGTGTCGAAGTTTGCCGACAGCCTTCCTTTCTACAGGCAGGAGGTGATTTTCAGAAGAGCCGGTATTGAAATCAGTCGTAAAACGATGGCAATGACGGCCATTCGCGTAGCGCAAGCTCTGTTGCCGCTACAGTCTCTGCTTTACAGACAGATCAATGAAGCATCCGTGATAGGAATCGATGAGACGGTGTTTCAGGTGTTGAAGGAACCCAACAAAAGAGCGGATCAGCTTTCTTATCTGTGGCATATTCTTGCTCATACTCGCGAAGGCCCGGTTCCTCTTTTCTTTTATCGTTCCAATCGCAGCTCTGCGTTTCTTACGGAAATCTTATCCGATTATAAAGGAGCGATCATTACAGATGGCTACAGCGGTTATGGCGTTCTTCAATCCCGGAGCGAAATCGTTCATGCAGGTTGCAATGCTCATGCACGTAGAAAATTTATCGAGGCGGGCAAGGTCGTAAAAGGTAATGCCGACATCGATACGGTTCTGGAATTGTACAGGCAAGTCTATAAAATTGAATCGGACTGGCGTGAAAGTCATCCGGATCTCAAGGAGCTGGCGCGACTCAGAGACAAGGAAACAAGGCCGCTCATGGTTGAGTTGAAAAATATTATCAGTAAACAGGATGCATCATATAACCCATCCGGTCGTTACGGGAACGCCGTAAAGTATACCCTGAATATATGGCCGCAGCTAACGGCTTTCCTTGATAATCCAGAGATCCCTATCGATAACAACCAGGTAGAAAATGGCATTCGACCATTTGTGGTAGGCAGGAAAAATTGGCTGTTCGCCGTTACCACAAGTGGTGCCCATGCCAGCGCTCTTTTCTATACGTTGATCGAAGGAGCAAAAGCCGCCGGACTGAATCCATCCCTCTATATGCATTACTTGCTCAAGAACGCTCCCGTCGCCGTAACTGAATCCGACTGGGCGGCGCTTTTGCCATTGAAATTGAAAGACAGGGATTTCCTGTTGGCTGAGTAG
- a CDS encoding transposase, translating into MRKRKHSPEFRERAVKQTLTGDESIKDIAAGLGISYWTLQDWRREYLESQKNEPETRKKSSAEEELKRLRAEVASLRMDNTILKKYAAMLSRDD; encoded by the coding sequence ATGAGGAAACGTAAACACTCGCCAGAATTCCGGGAACGGGCTGTAAAACAGACCCTTACCGGCGACGAGTCGATCAAGGACATCGCAGCCGGTCTCGGAATCAGCTACTGGACCCTTCAGGATTGGCGTCGGGAGTATCTGGAATCCCAGAAGAATGAACCGGAAACTCGCAAGAAGAGTAGTGCCGAGGAAGAATTGAAGCGCCTCCGAGCGGAGGTTGCAAGCCTCCGAATGGACAATACGATCCTAAAAAAGTATGCAGCCATGCTTTCCCGGGACGACTGA
- the tnpC gene encoding IS66 family transposase, translated as RSNRSSAFLTEILSDYKGAIITDGYSGYGVLQSRSEIVHAGCNAHARRKFIEAGKVVKGNADIDTVLELYRQVYKIESDWRESHPDLKELARLRDKETRPLMVELKNIISKQDASYNPSGRYGNAVKYTLNIWPQLTAFLDNPEIPIDNNQVENGIRPFVVGRKNWLFAVTMSGAHASALFYTLIEGAKAAGLNPSLYMHYLLKNAPVAVTESDWAALLPLKLKDRDFLLAE; from the coding sequence TCGTTCCAATCGCAGCTCTGCGTTTCTTACGGAAATCTTATCCGATTATAAAGGAGCGATCATTACAGATGGCTACAGCGGTTATGGCGTTCTTCAATCCCGGAGCGAAATCGTTCATGCAGGTTGCAATGCTCATGCACGTAGAAAATTTATCGAGGCGGGCAAGGTCGTAAAAGGTAATGCCGACATCGATACGGTTCTGGAATTGTACAGGCAAGTCTATAAAATTGAATCGGACTGGCGTGAAAGTCATCCGGATCTCAAGGAGCTGGCGCGACTCAGAGACAAGGAAACAAGGCCGCTCATGGTTGAATTGAAGAATATTATCAGTAAACAGGATGCATCATATAACCCATCCGGTCGTTACGGGAACGCCGTAAAGTATACCCTGAATATATGGCCGCAGCTAACGGCTTTCCTTGATAATCCAGAGATCCCTATCGATAACAACCAGGTAGAAAATGGCATTCGACCATTTGTTGTCGGCAGGAAAAACTGGCTGTTCGCCGTTACCATGAGCGGTGCCCATGCCAGCGCTCTCTTCTATACATTGATCGAAGGAGCAAAAGCCGCCGGACTGAATCCATCCCTCTATATGCATTACTTGCTCAAGAACGCTCCCGTCGCCGTAACTGAATCCGACTGGGCGGCGCTTTTGCCATTGAAATTGAAAGACAGGGATTTCCTGTTGGCTGAGTAG
- a CDS encoding tetratricopeptide repeat protein → MPRTGLTAEEIKGRAVDVTAFLIRDVGFEKRLSDVARRLVIAILITVPAALTAGPDGSFERIDDLMRRGQCASALSQITGLDPELKDPAMVRRLLDLSLNCSVKLPEAGDRFGFVDRKEGEAASAHLPQGVVSFAWPVHATLERHEASIASDAVFTGLAADYYSLVCASKESWPDLNRSMACAKADRLYTRLLREEAKPQSCVRYLSFLKSASPEYSRREEPQLRQCLKEWPADADLLLYDALYQYRLRHPKEAISQAMRSAEKNKDRKRAAQALSFAASVAFETEDYARSAELYRKAVTYDATNPRYLEGQITALLFADNTARAAKELQEAMKRHREIPPVAIDLIRRAYADLDRHDAFVSAVTPLAEDAKLDLLKRVLLYRSISLAQIELGKRVEARLALEKGIHLTEKLNDDRRESLLVELRRIMRTIESK, encoded by the coding sequence ATGCCTCGAACAGGTCTCACAGCGGAGGAAATCAAGGGCAGGGCGGTTGACGTGACCGCCTTTCTGATACGCGATGTCGGATTCGAGAAGCGCCTCTCTGACGTCGCCCGTCGGCTGGTCATCGCGATTCTTATTACGGTGCCCGCAGCTCTTACAGCCGGGCCCGACGGCTCCTTTGAGCGTATCGACGATCTCATGCGGCGCGGACAATGCGCCTCGGCCCTCTCACAGATCACAGGCCTTGATCCGGAGCTCAAAGATCCGGCGATGGTGAGGCGTTTGCTGGATCTCTCTTTGAATTGCAGCGTGAAATTGCCCGAAGCAGGCGATCGGTTCGGCTTCGTCGACCGCAAAGAAGGGGAGGCGGCAAGCGCGCATCTCCCACAAGGCGTTGTCTCGTTCGCCTGGCCCGTGCATGCGACGCTTGAGCGGCATGAAGCTTCGATTGCATCGGATGCCGTCTTCACTGGTCTTGCAGCCGACTATTATTCTCTTGTCTGCGCTTCGAAAGAATCGTGGCCCGATCTGAATCGCAGCATGGCATGTGCGAAGGCCGATCGTCTGTATACGCGTCTCCTGAGGGAAGAGGCGAAGCCGCAGAGCTGCGTGCGTTACCTGAGCTTTTTGAAATCAGCGTCGCCCGAGTATTCCAGACGTGAAGAGCCACAGCTGCGGCAATGCCTGAAAGAGTGGCCTGCCGATGCCGATCTACTGCTTTACGATGCCCTGTATCAGTATCGCCTGCGCCATCCGAAAGAGGCGATTTCTCAGGCCATGCGTTCGGCCGAGAAGAATAAAGACCGCAAGCGAGCAGCGCAGGCCCTGAGTTTCGCTGCAAGCGTTGCCTTTGAAACCGAAGACTACGCACGCTCGGCCGAGCTGTATAGGAAGGCGGTTACATACGACGCGACGAATCCGCGGTATCTTGAAGGGCAGATCACGGCTCTTCTGTTCGCTGATAACACGGCCCGGGCTGCAAAGGAATTGCAGGAGGCCATGAAGCGGCATCGTGAGATTCCACCTGTCGCAATCGATTTGATCCGTCGGGCCTATGCCGATCTGGACAGGCATGACGCCTTTGTTTCGGCGGTCACTCCGTTAGCCGAGGACGCGAAGCTTGACTTACTGAAGCGGGTTTTGTTGTATCGCTCCATCAGTCTCGCACAGATCGAACTGGGAAAAAGAGTCGAAGCCCGGCTTGCACTTGAAAAAGGGATTCATCTTACGGAAAAACTGAACGACGATCGCCGCGAGAGTTTGCTTGTTGAACTGCGCCGTATTATGAGAACGATCGAATCGAAATAG